The Corynebacterium vitaeruminis DSM 20294 genome window below encodes:
- a CDS encoding phage portal protein yields the protein MNEQKVIEATRELLAQHALERPRFDKIDAAMRPWSDEQAQRRFDIENYTGKTTKLTRRFTQIARDSQALFLPLVLDTFSQSMKIDNYFAGDRKTARSWAHWQRNSMDAAQTGITRAAMQYGVSYAVVTSTNAKGEDISPLITGVSPRNFSAFYGEAYSWPGEEGVSAEWPIIALEVKRNRLRLFDEEFVYYLGAEHVPKDPTAWRTSEYNGAANLKLIDRREHHAGVPPIVRFRDRWVLGGEYHGGMIEPLLSLQARIDRTAFEMGTVQYVAAFKQRYVIGWTPDDELEGARMKATDTWFINADGAKTKVGQFDESDLTRYIESRQASVRDLAAIAQVPAQSLGANAISNISAEGLAAMESAKDRKSAEIQTSLGESYEQLLRLCAHVTGDEEEASDFGGEVKWRDATARNFSQTIDALGKLATMLNVPADALLEDIPGFTSERIERIKAQYSTQIQAGQDSAAAPAPGTF from the coding sequence ATGAACGAGCAGAAGGTCATCGAGGCCACCCGCGAGCTGCTTGCGCAGCACGCCCTGGAGCGGCCGCGCTTCGACAAGATCGATGCTGCCATGCGCCCGTGGTCGGACGAGCAAGCGCAGCGCCGCTTCGACATTGAGAATTACACGGGAAAGACGACGAAGCTCACCCGCCGGTTCACACAAATCGCGAGGGACTCACAGGCACTCTTCCTCCCGCTGGTGCTCGATACTTTTTCGCAGTCGATGAAGATCGACAACTACTTCGCGGGAGATCGGAAGACGGCGAGGTCGTGGGCGCACTGGCAGCGGAACTCTATGGATGCTGCACAGACGGGCATCACCCGCGCCGCGATGCAGTACGGCGTCTCCTACGCGGTCGTCACTTCGACGAATGCCAAGGGGGAGGATATCTCCCCACTTATCACGGGAGTCTCGCCGCGGAATTTCTCAGCTTTCTACGGTGAGGCCTATTCGTGGCCTGGAGAAGAGGGCGTATCGGCAGAGTGGCCGATCATCGCGCTAGAGGTCAAGCGGAACCGCCTTCGACTCTTCGACGAGGAGTTCGTCTACTACCTCGGCGCCGAGCATGTGCCGAAGGATCCGACAGCATGGAGGACTAGCGAGTACAACGGAGCCGCGAACTTGAAGCTGATCGATCGGCGCGAGCACCATGCTGGTGTTCCCCCGATCGTCCGATTCCGGGATCGGTGGGTCCTAGGCGGCGAGTACCACGGCGGTATGATTGAGCCCCTCCTGAGCCTTCAAGCCCGCATCGATAGGACGGCTTTCGAAATGGGAACCGTCCAGTACGTCGCAGCTTTCAAGCAGCGATATGTGATCGGTTGGACGCCAGATGATGAGCTAGAGGGCGCCAGGATGAAGGCCACCGATACCTGGTTCATCAACGCAGATGGGGCGAAAACAAAGGTCGGTCAGTTCGACGAATCGGATCTCACCCGATACATCGAGTCGCGCCAGGCAAGCGTCCGCGACCTGGCGGCCATCGCCCAGGTACCCGCGCAGTCGCTGGGAGCGAATGCGATCTCGAACATCTCTGCAGAAGGTCTTGCGGCCATGGAGTCCGCCAAGGACAGAAAGTCCGCGGAGATCCAAACCTCTCTGGGTGAGAGCTACGAGCAGCTGCTGCGGCTCTGCGCTCATGTCACCGGAGACGAGGAGGAGGCAAGCGACTTCGGCGGCGAGGTCAAGTGGCGCGACGCGACCGCTCGGAACTTCTCTCAGACCATCGACGCGCTCGGGAAGCTCGCAACGATGCTAAACGTCCCCGCGGACGCTCTCCTCGAAGACATCCCGGGATTCACTTCGGAGCGCATCGAGCGAATCAAGGCACAGTACAGTACGCAGATCCAAGCAGGCCAAGACTCCGCGGCTGCGCCCGCGCCGGGGACGTTCTGA